From Candidatus Bathyarchaeota archaeon, one genomic window encodes:
- a CDS encoding WbqC family protein, with protein MRVFVHQPEYIPWLGFFDKLARCDTYVIYDDAQYQHGGFHNRNRIRTPQGWEWLTVPIMHGHPQTIKDVKIADNQWKNRQIDKITLYYDRTPYFKEYFPIIKEAITQNHEFLLNLNMHLIKAIAKVLEIDVQMLRSSEFPYDGEEKTEKLVSMCKFLGADTYLCGSGGKTYVNEALFAEAKIKVQYHSYMHPIYQQRFEGFQSNMSIIDLLFNVGPAAKEILLKGGSLETTAQTEKLGLKQLTVDQAQSLAQAA; from the coding sequence ATGAGAGTTTTTGTTCATCAACCGGAATACATCCCATGGCTGGGCTTCTTTGATAAACTTGCAAGATGCGACACCTACGTCATCTACGATGATGCCCAGTATCAGCATGGGGGATTCCATAATCGAAACCGAATCAGAACACCACAAGGATGGGAATGGCTTACTGTTCCCATAATGCATGGTCATCCTCAAACGATTAAAGATGTAAAAATCGCCGACAACCAGTGGAAAAATCGACAAATTGATAAGATAACATTGTATTACGACAGAACTCCATACTTTAAAGAATATTTCCCAATCATAAAAGAGGCAATCACCCAAAACCATGAATTTCTATTGAACCTAAACATGCACCTCATTAAAGCCATCGCCAAAGTTCTAGAAATTGATGTACAGATGTTACGTTCCTCAGAATTTCCCTACGATGGAGAAGAAAAAACCGAAAAACTCGTTTCCATGTGCAAATTCTTAGGCGCAGACACCTACCTTTGCGGTTCAGGCGGAAAAACCTACGTTAACGAAGCACTCTTTGCAGAAGCAAAAATCAAAGTACAATACCACAGTTATATGCATCCGATCTATCAGCAAAGGTTTGAAGGATTTCAATCCAACATGTCGATAATAGATTTGCTGTTCAATGTGGGACCTGCCGCAAAAGAGATACTCCTCAAAGGTGGCTCCTTAGAAACAACTGCACAAACAGAAAAATTAGGTTTAAAACAGCTAACCGTTGACCAAGCGCAAAGTTTAGCGCAGGCTGCTTAA
- a CDS encoding KH domain-containing protein, with protein MSGPDTFVRIPKERVGILIGPEGKTKQYIEEKLGVNLDIETEGSITITLTEKASDPSVLLRAKDVATAIGRGFTPETAFRLIRNEDDIFDMVDLRLIFGRSDSDIKRVKARIIGTEGKTRKLIEELSEADVVVYGHTVGIIGSFEQADTARNAVQMIVDGCQHHTVYKYLQRKRTELKKEKMELWKKPP; from the coding sequence ATGTCTGGACCAGACACCTTTGTTCGAATCCCCAAAGAACGCGTCGGTATCCTCATCGGCCCCGAAGGCAAAACCAAACAGTACATAGAAGAAAAACTAGGCGTAAACCTCGACATAGAAACAGAGGGCAGCATAACCATAACCTTAACCGAAAAAGCATCAGATCCATCAGTTCTGCTCAGAGCAAAGGATGTCGCAACAGCCATCGGCAGAGGTTTCACACCTGAAACCGCTTTCAGGTTAATCCGAAACGAAGACGACATCTTTGACATGGTGGATTTACGTTTAATTTTTGGGCGCAGCGATTCAGACATTAAACGCGTCAAAGCAAGAATCATCGGCACAGAGGGCAAAACCCGCAAACTCATCGAAGAACTAAGCGAAGCAGACGTGGTTGTTTACGGCCACACGGTGGGAATCATCGGCAGCTTCGAGCAAGCAGACACGGCACGCAACGCCGTTCAGATGATTGTGGACGGATGCCAGCATCACACAGTTTACAAGTATCTGCAACGCAAACGCACCGAACTAAAGAAAGAGAAAATGGAACTTTGGAAAAAACCTCCATAA
- a CDS encoding serine protein kinase RIO, with the protein MPNKVRERLDHLEKAVERRDKMLIHDRAKERATVEEVFDQTTRMVVFDFLNSGVLYEVNGAVSSGKEAKVYWATNKEGKDLAVKIYLTSSAEFKKGMYKYIEGDPRFKNVKRDTRSLMALWAQKEFRNLREASEAKVPVPKPIAVKSNVVVMEFIGEHGVSAPSLKEEWPENPQRVYKLLITYLKRLYQKAKIVHGDLSEYNIMMWKGKPLIFDLSQSVSIEHPMADFMLRRDLTNLNRFFSRLNVDIVPIEELHKLVVGK; encoded by the coding sequence ATGCCTAATAAAGTTCGTGAACGCCTTGACCACCTCGAAAAAGCAGTGGAACGTCGAGACAAAATGCTCATCCATGACCGCGCAAAAGAGCGAGCCACTGTAGAAGAAGTCTTCGACCAAACCACCCGCATGGTCGTATTCGACTTTCTAAACAGCGGTGTTCTCTACGAAGTCAACGGCGCAGTGAGTAGCGGCAAAGAAGCGAAAGTGTATTGGGCGACTAACAAGGAAGGCAAAGACTTAGCAGTAAAAATCTACCTCACCTCATCTGCAGAATTCAAGAAAGGCATGTATAAATACATTGAAGGCGACCCACGCTTCAAAAACGTTAAACGCGACACACGTTCGCTTATGGCGTTGTGGGCTCAGAAAGAGTTCCGCAACCTAAGAGAAGCGTCCGAGGCGAAGGTGCCCGTTCCAAAACCCATCGCTGTGAAGAGCAACGTCGTTGTTATGGAGTTCATCGGTGAGCACGGTGTTAGTGCACCTTCACTTAAGGAGGAGTGGCCCGAGAATCCACAGCGCGTCTACAAGTTACTTATTACTTATCTGAAGCGGCTCTATCAGAAAGCAAAAATCGTCCACGGTGACCTCAGCGAATACAACATCATGATGTGGAAGGGTAAACCGCTAATTTTTGACCTTTCCCAGTCAGTGTCGATTGAGCATCCGATGGCTGACTTTATGCTTCGGCGTGACTTAACGAACCTAAATAGGTTCTTTAGTCGCCTAAACGTTGATATTGTCCCAATCGAAGAATTACACAAATTGGTTGTTGGAAAATAA
- the eif1A gene encoding translation initiation factor eIF-1A, with translation MGKKKVLSEGAISEMVYPGQGEVLGVVTKLLGFDRIMVKCQDGAERLCRIRGKMKRRVWIREGDIVIVSPWDFQTDTRGDVTWRYTHAQAETLRRKGLLTL, from the coding sequence TTGGGAAAGAAAAAAGTGTTAAGCGAAGGCGCAATAAGCGAAATGGTCTACCCCGGCCAAGGCGAAGTCTTAGGTGTGGTAACGAAGTTACTGGGTTTTGACCGTATCATGGTTAAATGTCAAGATGGCGCAGAACGTCTCTGCCGCATCCGCGGAAAAATGAAACGACGTGTATGGATCCGCGAAGGTGACATCGTTATAGTTTCTCCTTGGGATTTTCAGACTGACACACGCGGCGACGTTACATGGCGTTATACCCATGCACAGGCTGAAACCTTGAGGCGTAAGGGTTTGTTAACCCTCTAA
- a CDS encoding HD domain-containing protein yields the protein MSFIFNIPYRDNLKLKQVMEKVKKDKKLQTYWKCSNVMAIERMGYTDHGPTHVKIVANIALRLLRILVEKKLITPSIVEDYKMNNDDAEVVVVLGSILHDLGMIVQRLNHEKYSATLALTVLDNLLSPTYNEEERVIITSEVLHAIVCHEEQPNNEPSNRILTKEAGIVGIADALDMEAGRARIPFNAGKIDIHAVSALSIEKVEVEVTEGTPKPITIKIKMSNSAGVFQIDELLKPRIVKSGLEKFFHVTAEITGEKETRIIEKFEI from the coding sequence GTGTCCTTTATCTTCAACATACCCTATCGTGACAATTTAAAACTTAAGCAAGTTATGGAGAAAGTCAAAAAAGACAAAAAACTCCAAACATACTGGAAATGCTCAAACGTTATGGCGATTGAACGCATGGGCTACACCGACCACGGACCAACCCACGTTAAAATCGTCGCCAACATCGCGTTACGTCTTCTACGTATTTTGGTGGAAAAGAAACTAATCACACCAAGCATCGTGGAAGATTACAAGATGAACAACGACGACGCCGAAGTGGTAGTCGTGTTAGGATCAATACTGCATGACTTAGGCATGATTGTCCAGAGGTTAAACCACGAAAAGTACAGCGCCACACTTGCCCTCACAGTTTTAGATAACCTCCTTTCACCCACCTACAACGAGGAAGAACGCGTCATCATAACCTCCGAAGTACTTCACGCCATTGTCTGCCATGAAGAGCAACCCAACAATGAGCCCTCCAACCGAATCTTAACCAAAGAAGCAGGCATCGTAGGTATTGCGGATGCGTTGGATATGGAAGCGGGCAGAGCAAGGATTCCGTTTAATGCAGGAAAAATCGACATCCACGCCGTCTCAGCACTCAGCATCGAAAAAGTCGAAGTAGAAGTAACAGAAGGCACACCTAAACCCATCACCATAAAAATAAAAATGTCTAACTCGGCAGGCGTCTTCCAAATCGACGAACTCCTCAAACCCCGCATCGTCAAATCTGGGCTGGAAAAATTCTTCCACGTAACAGCCGAAATCACAGGCGAAAAAGAAACACGGATAATAGAAAAATTCGAAATCTAA
- the sdhA gene encoding succinate dehydrogenase flavoprotein subunit, with protein sequence MIHQYDVVVIGGGIAGLYTALTAAQGNCRVAVVSKVHVMRSHSVAAQGGIAASLGNEEEDHWEWHFYDTVKGSDYLADQDAAEILAKEAPASIYALEHLGVPFSRNAEGKIEQRRFGGHTKNQGQAPIKRACYAADRTGRTIMDALFDRCQQKGIAFHNEVFIQHLLFSSNHCCGASGYDLAATNPQVFHAKAVVLATGGCGKIYKTTSNCFASTGDGFALALDALLPLEDLEFVQFHPTGIYGLGILISEAARAEGGVLRNGSGERFMERYAPTLKDLAPRDIVSRAILREIREGRGVEGKDYVHLDLRGIGKDRLNQKLPEITSFIQTYLGIDPAESLVPVAPTCHYMMGGIPTDVDGHVLSDNLGTAVSGLYAVGECACVSVHGANRLGCNSLIDLVVFGKRVGESILRETKSNDLPPLPQQAENIIADEISKLLENKGTERVAELRETMQLLMTQKVSVFREASTLKSALTQIRQLRKRSQNLCLNDKSRVFNYELQEAFELANMLQVAEAIIYCAIKRRESRGAHYRQDFPERNDAEWLKHTLVKASPQGLEVTYKPVNVTRLAPQKRSY encoded by the coding sequence ATGATCCACCAGTACGATGTTGTGGTAATCGGTGGCGGAATCGCAGGGCTCTACACTGCTTTGACTGCGGCGCAGGGCAACTGTCGAGTTGCAGTTGTAAGCAAGGTTCATGTTATGCGTTCGCACTCGGTTGCTGCACAAGGCGGCATCGCGGCAAGCTTAGGCAACGAAGAAGAAGACCACTGGGAATGGCACTTCTACGATACCGTAAAAGGCAGCGACTATTTAGCTGACCAAGACGCCGCAGAAATCCTCGCAAAAGAAGCCCCCGCCAGCATCTATGCACTTGAACATTTAGGTGTGCCGTTTAGCCGAAACGCTGAAGGCAAAATTGAGCAGCGCCGATTTGGAGGGCACACCAAAAATCAAGGTCAAGCCCCAATAAAACGTGCATGTTATGCGGCAGACCGCACAGGCAGAACCATCATGGATGCCCTTTTTGATAGATGTCAACAGAAAGGCATAGCTTTCCACAACGAAGTCTTCATCCAGCATCTGCTTTTTTCATCCAACCACTGCTGCGGCGCCTCAGGATACGACCTTGCAGCCACTAACCCACAGGTTTTCCATGCTAAAGCAGTCGTGCTCGCGACGGGCGGATGCGGCAAAATCTACAAAACCACCAGCAACTGTTTTGCGTCTACAGGCGACGGATTCGCGCTGGCTTTGGATGCTTTGTTGCCGCTTGAGGATTTGGAGTTTGTGCAGTTTCACCCTACAGGCATCTACGGTTTGGGCATATTGATCAGTGAAGCAGCAAGGGCAGAAGGAGGCGTTTTGCGTAACGGTTCAGGTGAACGTTTCATGGAGCGGTATGCGCCGACTTTGAAGGATTTGGCGCCAAGAGACATAGTTTCCCGAGCGATTCTAAGAGAAATCCGCGAAGGCAGAGGCGTAGAAGGCAAAGACTATGTGCATTTGGATTTGCGGGGCATCGGCAAAGACCGCCTCAACCAGAAGCTTCCTGAAATCACTTCGTTCATCCAAACCTACTTAGGTATTGATCCTGCTGAATCGCTTGTTCCTGTTGCGCCGACATGCCACTACATGATGGGCGGCATCCCCACGGACGTGGATGGACATGTTTTATCTGATAATTTGGGTACTGCTGTTTCTGGCTTGTATGCTGTAGGCGAATGCGCCTGCGTTAGCGTTCATGGTGCGAACCGTTTAGGCTGCAACTCGCTCATTGACTTGGTTGTTTTTGGTAAACGGGTTGGTGAAAGCATTTTGCGGGAAACAAAAAGTAACGACTTGCCGCCGCTGCCTCAACAAGCTGAAAACATAATTGCCGATGAAATCTCAAAGCTACTTGAAAACAAAGGAACTGAGCGCGTGGCTGAACTGCGGGAAACCATGCAGCTCCTCATGACTCAGAAAGTTAGCGTTTTCCGCGAAGCCTCAACCCTAAAATCCGCCCTCACACAGATTCGCCAGTTACGTAAACGCAGCCAAAACTTATGCTTAAACGACAAATCCAGAGTTTTTAATTACGAATTGCAGGAAGCCTTTGAACTTGCCAACATGTTGCAGGTCGCTGAAGCCATCATTTACTGTGCCATTAAACGCAGAGAAAGCCGCGGAGCACATTACCGACAAGATTTCCCTGAACGCAACGATGCAGAATGGCTAAAACACACCCTCGTGAAAGCTTCGCCTCAAGGGCTGGAAGTAACCTACAAACCAGTTAATGTAACACGATTGGCGCCTCAAAAACGGAGCTATTAA